In the Streptomyces sp. BHT-5-2 genome, one interval contains:
- the dcd gene encoding dCTP deaminase: MLLSDKDIRAEIDAGRVRIDPYDESMVQPSSIDVRLDRYFRVFENHRYPHIDPAVEQPDLTREVVPEGDEAFILHPGEFVLASTYEVITLPDDLASRLEGKSSLGRLGLLTHSTAGFIDPGFSGHVTLELSNVATLPIKLWPGMKIGQLCMFRLASPAEHPYGSERYGSRYQGQRGPTPSRSFKNFHRTQV; encoded by the coding sequence GTGCTTCTCTCAGACAAGGACATCCGGGCCGAGATCGACGCAGGTCGGGTGCGCATCGACCCCTACGACGAGTCGATGGTGCAGCCGTCCAGCATCGATGTGCGGCTCGATCGCTATTTCCGGGTGTTCGAGAATCACCGTTACCCGCACATCGACCCCGCCGTCGAGCAGCCCGACCTGACCCGTGAGGTCGTGCCGGAGGGCGACGAGGCGTTCATCCTGCACCCCGGCGAGTTCGTGCTGGCCTCGACGTACGAGGTCATCACGCTGCCCGACGACCTCGCCTCGCGGCTGGAGGGGAAGTCCAGCCTGGGGCGGCTGGGGCTGCTGACGCACTCCACCGCAGGGTTCATCGACCCGGGGTTCAGCGGGCACGTGACGCTGGAGCTGAGCAACGTCGCCACGCTGCCGATCAAGTTGTGGCCGGGCATGAAGATCGGGCAGCTGTGCATGTTCCGGCTGGCCTCGCCGGCGGAGCATCCGTACGGCAGCGAGCGCTACGGCTCGCGCTACCAGGGGCAGCGCGGTCCGACGCCGTCCCGGTCGTTCAAGAATTTCCACCGTACGCAGGTGTGA